A genomic region of Rhodanobacter sp. contains the following coding sequences:
- the orn gene encoding oligoribonuclease produces MSQAHDDNLIWIDLEMTGLDTDADSILEIATIVTDKELNVLAEGPVFAIRHELDRLEAMDAWNRNQHGRSGLWQQVLDSTADHAAAEQATLDFLRDWVPAGKSPMCGNSICQDRRFLHRQMPRLERYFHYRNLDVSTLKELARRWAPAIGKGLSKESAHTALSDIRDSIDELRYYRLHMGALGGQREA; encoded by the coding sequence ATGAGCCAAGCCCACGACGACAACTTGATCTGGATCGACCTGGAAATGACCGGCCTCGATACCGACGCCGATTCGATCCTGGAAATCGCGACCATCGTCACCGACAAGGAACTGAACGTGCTGGCCGAGGGGCCGGTATTTGCGATACGCCACGAGCTGGACCGGCTGGAGGCGATGGACGCCTGGAACCGTAACCAGCATGGACGCTCGGGGCTATGGCAGCAGGTGCTGGACTCCACCGCCGACCACGCCGCGGCCGAACAGGCCACGCTGGATTTCCTGCGCGACTGGGTGCCGGCGGGCAAGTCGCCGATGTGCGGCAACTCGATCTGCCAGGATCGCCGTTTCCTGCACCGGCAGATGCCGCGGCTGGAGCGCTACTTCCACTACCGCAACCTCGACGTGTCCACGTTGAAGGAACTGGCGCGGCGTTGGGCGCCGGCGATCGGCAAAGGCTTGAGCAAGGAGTCCGCGCACACCGCGCTGTCGGATATCCGCGACTCCATCGACGAACTGCGTTACTACCGTCTGCACATGGGCGCGCTGGGCGGGCAGCGCGAGGCATGA